In [Phormidium] sp. ETS-05, the genomic window GGCAAACCACCAGGAGCGACCATTCGGCTGCTGGGCTACCAAACCGCCAGTAATGTCATAATTGAGGTGGTAGATGATGGTTGCGGACTTGATATTGACAAAATCAAGGAGACGGCTCTGCGGCGGGGGATTGCCAGGGAAGACGAACTGGCAATTATGACTGTTAACCAGATCTATTCCCTCATCTTTGCGCCCGGTTTTTCTACTCGCACTTTCGTCACGGAAGTTTCTGGCAGAGGAGTGGGTTTGGATGTGGTACGCACCAATGTGGAGCGCCTCAAAGGTTCGATTCATGTTGAGTCCACCCCGGGCAAGGGCTGCACCCTGCGCATCCAACTGCCTACTACCCTTGCCACCGCCCATGTGCTGCTAATTGCCGTTGATGGCATTACCTATGCCCTGCCGGTGGAGTTTGTGCAAATGGCACGCTTGCTTCCCCAGGAGGAAATTTTCTGCATCGAAGGTCGGGAAACGATTCTTCTTGAGGGTCAGCCGATATCTGTAATCCCCCTGGGGGATTTGCTGCAATTGTCTCCCAGACAAAAAGCGCTCTCCCTGGTTAAGCAGACCTCAAGCAAAACCGAAGAGCAGGGCAAAACCGCCCTGAGAGAAGCTGGAGACCAGGAGACGAGCAGTCCTTTCTCTAAGAAAGGGGGCAAAGGGGGAGAAACGGGTAAACTTGACTCGAACTCTCGTGAGGTTTCGCCAAACTCCGGTTCGGTGGCGCGGCCTTGTATTATCTGTCAGGTGGGGGATGAGTCGATCGGACTGATTGTGGATGCTCTGCTTGACGAACAAGATGTGGTACTCAAACCCCAAAGTAAACTACTCCAGCGGGTGCGGAATGTATCGGGGGCTACAATTCTCGGCACTGGGGAAGTTTGTATGGTGTTGAATCCCCAGGATTTGCTCAAGTCTGTGCGCAAGGCTCACACTCCGGTAGCGAGTTCTGATCCGGTGGCGGATAGTATCGATCGCAAAAAGGTCATCCTGTTGGTGGAAGATTCGATCGCCACGCGCACCCAAGAAAAGCGGATTTTAGAGGCTGCTGGCTATGAGGTGGTGACGGCGGTGGATGGGATGGATGGGTTTAACAAGCTCCAGTCTCGTACCTTTGATGCGGTGATTTCTGACGTGCAAATGCCTAATCTCGACGGGTTAGGACTGACAGCAAAAATCCGCCAAATCAAGGAATACAGCGATTTGCCCATCATTCTGGTGACTTCTTTGGCCAAGGATGAAGATAAGCGCCGGGGTGCGGAAGCGGGGGCAAATGCTTATATCACGAAAAGTAGTTTTAACCAAACTCTGCTCACGGAAACTTTGAGGAGGTTAATTTTCTGATAGTTTGTCATTTGTCCTGCAGTCACTTGTCCTTGGGTAGGGATTCTTTTGTCCTTTGTCCTGCAGTCATTTTTCCTTGGGTAGGAATTCTTTTGTTCTTTTTTTATTTATATAAGTAAAATCTCTCTAGTGTTATTTTCACACAAAAAAGACAAATAAAAAATATACAAATGAAAAAAGATAAATAACAATCCCCCCTACCCTACCCCCCAATGAATCGGGGGGAGACTCTTGGACAAATGACAAATGACAAAGGACAAGTGACAAGTGACAAAGGACAAATGAAAAATGACAAATGACAAATGACAAATGACAAATGAATAAAAAGCTGATTCGGGTTCTGATTGTGGAAGATTCACCGGTGGCAACAATCATCCTGAAAAGGATTTTGGACGCACCACCAGAGATAGAAGTAGTAGGGGCTGCTAAAAGTGGTATTGAAGGCTTGGAAATGATTCCCAGGGTGCAGCCGGATGTGATTTGTACGGATTTGCATATGCCGAGAATGGGGGGTTTGGAATTTACCTCGGAGGTAATGGCTCGGTTTCCTAAGCCCATTCTCGTGATTAGTTCTTCGGTGCAGCCAGAGGATACTCACAATGTCTTTAAGCTGCTTGATGCGGGGGCGGTGGATGTGTTTCCGAAACCCCGAGCGGGAATTACTGGAAATGGTTACGAGATTCTCAAGCAGGAACTACTGGCAAAAATTCGCATACTGGCGGGGGTTTCGGTGTTTACGATGCGGCGCAAAACAAAAACATTGCCGCCGATATCTCCGGTTGCGGGAACGGGGGATGAAGTTGGGGGGACGGGAATGCGATCGCTCCGTCCCCCCGCCTCGGAGCAGCGGAGTCCGTCGCCAAACCCGTCACCGGGGCGAACCTCCCCTGGGAGTGGGAATGAGGTGGTGTCGCCGTTGCGCCGAGCTAATGTGCCACCGCAAGAATATGGGGCAAAACCGGGTAGTATGTCACTGGGGCGAGCTTCCGGCGCAAGGGGGGCGGGGGCCACAGGTTTGCCCCTGGGGAATCAAGATCCTACGAAAGCAAAAAAAACGCCCCTCCCTTCGGCACCGAGGTTGCCTACTACGAGTTTTAAAATTTTGACGATCGGTGCTTCTACGGGAGGCCCCCAAGCCCTGCAAGGGATTCTCTCCCAGTTACCTGCCAACTTTCCCGTGCCTATCGTGTGCATTCAGCATATCAGCGAGGGGTTTTTGCAGGGATTGGTGGATTGGTTAAATTCCGAATGTTCCCTGGAGGTGAAAATCGCACCTTTGGCAGAAAAGCCCCAACCAGGGTATGTTTATTTTCCGCCGGAGGGCAAGCATTTGGAGTTTGACACGGGTGGTCGGTTTGTTTATTCTTCGGCGCCTCCTTGTGCGGGTCATCGTCCGTCGGTGACGGTGACGTTTAACGCGATCGCGGCTCGCTACGGTGCAGAGGCGATGGCGGTATTGCTCACGGGGATGGGTCGAGATGGCGCCGATGGCATGCTCTCTATCTCTGAAGCAGGCGGGCTGACGATCGCTCAGGATGAGGCTAGTTGTGTGGTTTTTGGGATGCCCAAGGAAGCGATCGCTCTCGGTGCTGCCAAATACATCCTCCCCATCAACGATATCCCCCCCCTAGTCATCAACAAACTGTTGAGCAAAATGTGATTTTTGTCCTTTGTCATTTGTCCTTTGTCATTTGTCCTTTGATAATTGATATAGTCAATTCAAATAACAATGAGACACTCTCTTGATGCCCTCTATCCCCCAACCCCTTTCTCCCAGGGGGGGAGAAAGGGGAGACGGAGGCCACTTTTTGTCTGCTCATCTCCCCTCTCCCTACGCCGGGTGTGGGGCTAGGGGTGAGGGCGTATCTTCGGGGTTGAACCAAAAAAACATTCTCATTCTTAATTGAAATGACTATAATTATCAATTGTCAATTGTCAATTGTCAATTGTCTAAATTTTCAGCCTGTGACATCTATCGACCTGCCTGTGTCGGGGGGGAAATGTTAATCAGTGGTAGTGACCCATTACCCCCCATAACCGTGGGGAATTGCCCATTCCATTTTTCAATCGCTTGCTGCTGGAGAATTTCTGGGGTGAGGTTTTGCCGCAGCAGCCTTTGGGCTTCCGCTTTGCCTTTAGCCCAGTTGATTTCTGCCTGGGCTTCTTGCTCGGCTTTTAGGGCAATAAATTGCGCCCGTTTGGCTTCCTGCTCTGCTATTTGTTTAGCTTCAATCGCTTTAGAGAATTCCTCGGAAAACCCCACATTTTCTAAGGATGTATCTTCTATTAATACGCCGTAGGGAGATAAGCGCTCTTTCAATTGATTGTCAATAGCTTGCTTTAATTCCGTGCGTTTGGTAATAATTTCTTCGGCATTTTTCTGAGCAGTAGCAGCTTTAACCACCTCGGCAACCGCCGGATTGATAATGCGACTTAAAATTTGCTCTTCATCACCGATGCGCTGGAATATTTCATTGACTCTCTCTTTGTCAACTGACCAGTTGAGAGCCACATCTATGGAAACTTGTTGCAAGTCTTTAGAAGCGGCTTGAGCAGCTAAATTGTTCTTTTGCACCCGCACGGTGATGGGTTTTACGGTGGTGACAATGGGCATGATGCCATGAATGCCTTCATCGAGGATGGTATTCTGAACTTTGCCAAATTTCATTACTACTCCTCGCTCGCCTGCATTGATGATGACAAACGGCTTTAATGTGCTGGCTAATATCAAAATCGCGATCGCGCCAAAACCCGCAGCGGCTAGTCCAGCAATGGTTTTGGTGTGGTCAATTGTACTTACTCTTTTCATATTGCTATTCTCTGGTGTAGTGGGGTTGTGGCTGTACGCCCCATATACTATGATAAAGCCTAAAAAGGCTGGGGATATGGGAAGCGAGATTGAACCAGGTCACGTTTGGCCCACAACGGCGGCGGAGGCTGTGACTATCCAAGAGCAACTCCGCTCTCGGGTTATGACTGCGGACGGTTTGCTCCCGGTGGCCTATGTTGCAGGTGTGGATGTGGGCTACAATGCCGAAAACACGATCGCCCGGGCGGCGGTGGTGGTGCTGAGTTTCCCCCAGCTACAGCTAGTGGAACAGGTAGTGGCGGAGGTCCCCTCCACCTTCCCCTACATTCCGGGATATCTGTCTTTCCGCGAAGTCC contains:
- the cheB gene encoding chemotaxis-specific protein-glutamate methyltransferase CheB, with amino-acid sequence MNKKLIRVLIVEDSPVATIILKRILDAPPEIEVVGAAKSGIEGLEMIPRVQPDVICTDLHMPRMGGLEFTSEVMARFPKPILVISSSVQPEDTHNVFKLLDAGAVDVFPKPRAGITGNGYEILKQELLAKIRILAGVSVFTMRRKTKTLPPISPVAGTGDEVGGTGMRSLRPPASEQRSPSPNPSPGRTSPGSGNEVVSPLRRANVPPQEYGAKPGSMSLGRASGARGAGATGLPLGNQDPTKAKKTPLPSAPRLPTTSFKILTIGASTGGPQALQGILSQLPANFPVPIVCIQHISEGFLQGLVDWLNSECSLEVKIAPLAEKPQPGYVYFPPEGKHLEFDTGGRFVYSSAPPCAGHRPSVTVTFNAIAARYGAEAMAVLLTGMGRDGADGMLSISEAGGLTIAQDEASCVVFGMPKEAIALGAAKYILPINDIPPLVINKLLSKM
- a CDS encoding prohibitin family protein, which translates into the protein MKRVSTIDHTKTIAGLAAAGFGAIAILILASTLKPFVIINAGERGVVMKFGKVQNTILDEGIHGIMPIVTTVKPITVRVQKNNLAAQAASKDLQQVSIDVALNWSVDKERVNEIFQRIGDEEQILSRIINPAVAEVVKAATAQKNAEEIITKRTELKQAIDNQLKERLSPYGVLIEDTSLENVGFSEEFSKAIEAKQIAEQEAKRAQFIALKAEQEAQAEINWAKGKAEAQRLLRQNLTPEILQQQAIEKWNGQFPTVMGGNGSLPLINISPPTQAGR